The Malus domestica chromosome 06, GDT2T_hap1 genome has a segment encoding these proteins:
- the LOC103439048 gene encoding B-type cell cycle switch protein ccs52A-like has translation MDDPTAPPRTPSSSSSQLNTPPTMLRTPQALQSLTPSRHIDRLINFNHHQSPSRTIYSDRFIPSRSGSNFPLFDISNTPSEGRDDSSSAYGTLLRAALFGPDARGVVPPATPEKRSAIQMNPPSPNIFRFKTETRPSMHSLSPFGFDDVVTGAHHSPVKAPRKVPRSPYKVLDAPALQDDFYLNLVDWSSHNVLAVGLGNCVYLWNACSSKVTKLCDLGIDDSVCSVGWAQRGTHLAVGTSNGKVQIWDASHCRRVRTMEGHRLRIGALAWSSSMLSSGSRDKTILQRDIRAQEDFVSKLSGHKSEVCGLKWSYDNRELASGGNDNRLFVWNQHSTQPVLKYCEHTAAVKAIAWSPHLHGLLASGGGTADRCIRFWNTTTNSHLSCMDTGSQVCNLVWSKNVNELVSTHGYSQNQIIVWRYPTMSKLATLTGHSYRVLYLAISPDGQTIVTGAGDETLRFWNVFPSPKSQNTESEIGASSLGRTIIR, from the exons ATGGACGATCCCACGGCGCCACCGAGAACCCCATCGTCGTCTTCCTCCCAGCTCAATACGCCTCCAACAATGCTCCGCACTCCTCAGGCCCTCCAATCGCTAACCCCATCTCGGCACATCGACCGCCTGATCAACTTCAACCACCACCAATCGCCGTCCAGGACCATCTACTCCGATAGGTTCATCCCCAGTAGATCCGGCTCCAACTTCCCCCTCTTCGACATCTCCAATACTCCATCCGAGGGCCGCGATGACTCGTCAAGCGCCTACGGCACTCTCCTACGCGCTGCCCTCTTTGGCCCTGACGCCCGTGGCGTCGTCCCTCCGGCGACGCCTGAGAAAAGGAGCGCAATTCAGATGAACCCGCCTAGTCCCAACATCTTCCGGTTCAAGACCGAGACTCGCCCGTCAATGCACTCTCTTTCCCCTTTTGGGTTCGACGATGTGGTCACTGGGGCTCACCATAGCCCGGTCAAGGCTCCTCGGAAGGTCCCTCGGTCGCCTTACAAG GTTTTGGATGCACCTGCTTTGCAAGATGATTTCTATCTGAATCTTGTCGACTGGTCTTCGCACAATGTACTTGCCGTTGGGTTGGGAAATTGTGTTTATTTATGGAATGCTTGTAGTAGCAAG GTAACTAAGTTATGTGACTTGGGGATTGATGATAGTGTCTGTTCCGTTGGCTGGGCTCAACGTGGAACTCATCTTGCGGTTGGAACTAGCAATGGAAAAGTCCAA ATATGGGATGCATCACACTGTAGGAGGGTAAGAACTATGGAGGGCCATCGACTACGCATTGGGGCCTTAGCCTGGAGTTCATCTATGCTGTCTTCTGGTAGCCGGGACAAGACTATTCTTCAACGTGATATTCGTGCTCAGGAAGATTTTGTTAGCAAACTTTCCGGACACAAGTCAGAG GTTTGCGGACTGAAGTGGTCTTATGATAACCGTGAGCTGGCATCAGGCGGGAATGATAATAGG CTTTTTGTTTGGAATCAACATTCAACTCAACCGGTGCTCAAATACTGTGAGCATACTGCAGCTGTGAAAGCTATTGCATGGTCTCCCCATCTTCATGGGCTTCTTGCGTCTGGGGGAGGAACTGCAGACCGATGTATTCGCTTCTGGAATACAACCACCAACTCGCATTTGAGCTGCATGGACACTGGAAGTCAG GTATGCAATCTTGTGTGGTCGAAAAATGTCAATGAACTAGTCAGCACCCATGGCTACTCCCAAAATCAGATAATAGTTTGGAGATATCCCACCATgtcaaag CTTGCAACTCTTACGGGCCATTCATACAGAGTTCTTTATCTTGCCATCTCGCCTGATGGACAG ACAATTGTTACTGGAGCAGGAGATGAAACACTAAGATTTTGGAACGTGTTTCCTTCCCCTAAGTCCCAG AACACAGAAAGTGAAATTGGAGCATCATCTCTTGGAAGAACCATCATCCGGTGA